Proteins encoded in a region of the Diadema setosum chromosome 7, eeDiaSeto1, whole genome shotgun sequence genome:
- the LOC140231263 gene encoding protein FAM81A-like encodes MASRLPPLQSNWSNVGRVAENQVMESPSRGANSRMLIERASELKNAIVSHMMEESGYGAWPDRQLRGLLQEHLHTVTSALKRLGHEIESLESQLSGRDQASAMSNNLMRSLEVQQATSVNDLRSRVARCDANISVLSGDMRKMFDSLSTLTLQMQTVMGHQTRTENLLEEKISKLGESSEEHRSKHSARLTSSEEKFQQALATLDARLQSLIDETQRTVESIRTEGLSSQAKLEREMTMSMDMSQHKRDKKVDEVEESLQKKIASLERRQEKLETELREAKSESKAGLREVQRTSESTLQNELLRVERRLRAVVEEAQGEISGGLEALKESLTSLRAVLEGKQVLLAEELRAEMARMKKLVVVT; translated from the exons ATGGCAAGCAGGTTGCCACCTTTGCAGAGCAATTGGAGCAATGTTGGGAGAGTAGCAGAAAACCAGGTGA TGGAATCTCCTTCCCGCGGGGCAAATTCCCGGATGCTGATAGAGCGGGCATCAGAGCTGAAGAATGCCATCGTCTCCCACATGATGGAGGAGAGTGGGTACGGGGCCTGGCCCGACAGGCAGCTGAGGGGGCTCTTGCAGGAGCACCTTCACACCGTCACCTCTGCCCTCAAGCGGCTGGGACATGAAATTGAG AGCCTGGAGAGCCAGCTCAGTGGACGGGACCAGGCCAGTGCTATGAGCAACAACTTGATGCGCAGTCTAGAGGTGCAGCAGGCAACCTCTGTAAATGACCTGAGGTCAAGGGTTGCGAG ATGTGACGCCAATATTTCAGTTCTCTCAGGGGACATGAGGAAGATGTTTGACTCACTCAGCACGCTCACCCTTCAGATGCAGACGGTCATGGGTCATCAGACTCGAACAGAGAATCTCCTGGAAGAGAAG ATCTCCAAGTTAGGGGAGAGCTCAGAGGAGCACAGATCTAAGCACAGCGCGAGGCTGACGTCGTCCGAGGAGAAGTTCCAGCAGGCGCTTGCCACCCTCGACGCCAGACTCCAGAGCCTGATCGACGAAACTCAGCGCACTGTGGAGTCAATCCGGACAGAGGGGCTGTCATCTCAGGCCAAGCTGGAGAGAGAAATGACCATGTCCATGGACATGTCACAGCACAAACGGGACAAGAAAGTG GATGAGGTAGAAGAGTCTCTACAGAAGAAAATCGCATCCTTGGAGAGACGCCAGGAGAAGCTGGAAACGGAGCTGAGGGAGGCCAAGTCCGAGAGCAAAGCGGGGCTGAGGGAGGTCCAGAGGACCAGCGAGAGCACCCTCCAGAACGAGCTACTCCGTGTGGAGCGCCGGCTGAGGGCGGTGGTGGAGGAGGCCCAGGGGGAGATTTCGGGGGGACTGGAGGCCCTGAAGGAGAGCCTGACAAGCCTGCGGGCAGTTCTGGAAGGGAAGCAGGTACTCCTTGCCGAGGAGCTTCGGGCAGAGATGGCCAGGATGAAGAAGCTGGTCGTCGTCACCTAG